One Streptomyces sp. NBC_01237 genomic region harbors:
- a CDS encoding phosphoadenylyl-sulfate reductase — translation MTGTLLAGGLTDRALAELAGRAGRELEDASASDILKWATDTFGTRFCVTSSMEDAVVAHLASRVLPGVDVVFLDTGYHFPETIGTRDAVQAVMDVNVITLTPRQSVAEQDAEHGPKLHDRNPDLCCALRKVEPLEDGLRSYTAWATGLRRDESPTRANTPVVGWDEKRRKVKVSPIARWTQDDVDAYVAEHGVLTNPLLMDGYASVGCEPCTRRVLEGEDARAGRWAGRGKTECGLHG, via the coding sequence ATGACGGGCACTCTGCTGGCCGGCGGACTCACCGACCGGGCGCTCGCGGAGCTGGCCGGGCGAGCCGGCCGCGAGCTGGAGGACGCCTCCGCGTCCGACATCCTGAAGTGGGCCACCGACACCTTCGGCACACGTTTTTGCGTCACGTCCTCCATGGAGGACGCGGTCGTCGCGCACCTCGCCTCCCGCGTACTGCCCGGTGTGGACGTGGTGTTCCTCGACACCGGTTACCACTTCCCCGAGACCATCGGCACCCGGGACGCCGTTCAGGCGGTGATGGACGTCAACGTCATCACGCTGACCCCACGGCAGAGCGTGGCCGAGCAGGACGCCGAGCACGGGCCGAAGCTGCACGACCGCAACCCCGACCTGTGCTGCGCCCTGCGCAAGGTCGAGCCGCTTGAGGACGGTCTGAGGTCGTACACCGCCTGGGCGACCGGGCTGCGCCGCGACGAGTCCCCCACCCGGGCGAACACCCCGGTCGTCGGCTGGGACGAGAAGCGCCGCAAGGTCAAGGTGTCGCCGATCGCGCGCTGGACCCAGGACGACGTGGACGCGTACGTGGCGGAACACGGTGTGCTCACCAACCCGCTGCTGATGGACGGATACGCCTCCGTCGGCTGCGAGCCCTGCACCCGCCGGGTGCTGGAGGGCGAGGACGCGCGGGCCGGCCGCTGGGCCGGGCGGGGCAAGACCGAGTGCGGGCTGCACGGCTGA